Part of the Paenibacillus sp. JNUCC32 genome is shown below.
CCTGTTCAGTATAACATCCCTACGGGAAATGAGCATTGACCCCGCGAATGAGATTGGAACCCCGACCTAAGTCTAGTAAAGCTTGGGAATACACTGCAGACTATGCATTTAAACAAAAAAAAGCCGCAAAGATCGCGACTTTTTCTTTAATCAAGTACTATCCCAATGCCACATCCAGAATCATCATCAGTACGAAACCGAACATCAAACTCATCGAAGCCAAATCCTTGTTGCCTTTTTCCTGTGAGCTTGGAATCACCTCTTCGGCTACGACAAAGATCATCGCTCCGGCCGCAAAGCTCAAGGCATAAGGCAGCATGGGTTCAATGAAGGCTACGGCGACCGCGCCTATCACCGCGGCGATAGGTTCGACCATTCCTGAAAACTGTCCATAAAAAAAGCTTCTTTTCCGCGACATTCCGTCACCGCGGAGCGGCATCGAGACCGCTACGCCCTCCGGGAAGTTCTGAATGCCGATGCCTAGGGCCAGCGTCAAAGCTCCCACCAGAGATGCCTCCGTTCCCCCGTTCGCAAGAGCCCCAAATGCGATCCCCACCGCTAATCCTTCCGGAATGTTGTGCAGCGTGA
Proteins encoded:
- a CDS encoding ZIP family metal transporter, whose translation is MVDFFMNFNPIIQALLATLFTWGMTALGAALVFVTKTLNQRLLDSMLGFAGGVMIAASYWSLLAPAIELSEGNPIGNWFPAAFGFLLGGVFIWGIDKILPHLHPNSPMGGAEGYNPRVRKRSTLLVLAITLHNIPEGLAVGIAFGALANGGTEASLVGALTLALGIGIQNFPEGVAVSMPLRGDGMSRKRSFFYGQFSGMVEPIAAVIGAVAVAFIEPMLPYALSFAAGAMIFVVAEEVIPSSQEKGNKDLASMSLMFGFVLMMILDVALG